From Phalacrocorax carbo chromosome 25, bPhaCar2.1, whole genome shotgun sequence:
GGCTAAGGAAATCCTCAAACATAACCCATGTGCAAGTTTACCCCAACATATAAGTTTATCAAACTGAAACAACTCTTGCTCCAAACTAgctgcattaaataaaaaagcctcCCGgcatttctccttccctggccAGCGCGATCCGAGTGTGCACAGCCTGATAGCGCCTTATCTCAGCACCAGCCGCCGGAGCTCCGCCTCGCCCTGGCCAGCGAGCCCTAATCACTGTGGCCAGATGTGGCAACGACCTCGGTGCGGCCACCGGCCAGAGGCAGGGGGctgtgccagcccccccccgcagAACCGCCACCTTCTATGGCAAGCCCCTCCACCGGGCTGCACGGCCGGGCTTGAAAGCACCTCTGGGTGCTGGAGCCTGAACAGCGGCTGTGACAGTACACCGGGGAGAGCagagaggtttggggtttgaAACTATAACGCCAAAACCCCCACGAGAAGGGATCCTGCAGCAGCGATGGGGTGGGTGATCCCTGCCGCAGGCAGCgcagcagagccagggaagCGGCAGGCGAGGGGGCTGCCCGGGCGGGTTTCAGCCATTCTGCTACACGAACACAGGCCTCCCCTGCCCTTCGCTTTGCTCTGGGAGCACCTGCAGCGCTCACCCTGTGCCTGAAGCACCGGGACGAGGCATGACTGCTCCTGTTCGCAGAAACTCGTGGTTGGAGGCTGCCACACTCTCTCCCTCTGAGCTGTTGTCGAATTACATCTCCTTCGTCTCCATGCAGCACCCAAGGCCTTCCACACCAGAGCGGCCTCAGTCAGCATCCCTGGGCTGGCTCCGGCATCCCAATCCCGTGATTGCGCCATCAAACACTATGAAGCACTGAATAAAGATAAGGAAGCCAGTTTCAGAGGACAATTAAAAGGCTCTGCTTTACCTGCCAACAGGAGCTCACATCACCATCAGATGTAAACTGCCACCCCTCCACTCCCAGAGGGAACAGCCAGGGAGCATCTGCtccccccagggcagcagcacctgCCGACGGCTGCTCTTCCAGCCCCAGGACCCATCCCATGGCCCCGAGCAGTCGGCGCTGCCGCAGTGCCCGGCACAGGGAGTGGGTCCCACAGGGACCTCGCCAATGCAGCTACATCCAACCTTTTGTAACCAGCTGAGAGGgtgcagaaaaaggaattttgcaCCATGTTCATTCTGGAAGGGGATGGGACAGGACAtactcttcttcctcctctcactAAGCAAGCAGCTAAggagaaatctgaaaaaaagcagcGAATTGTTGCCAGGAGcaccttggaaagaaaaaggctggCTTTAGGCTTATCTAATGTCACATCAGCCATCTCCTAAGAAGGGAGCAAATTTAATTAAGAACACAGACTCGCTCAAGGACAGCCAGGTTACATACAGCACATGCAACTCAGAACACAATGCTGAGAGGTCAGCATCATGCAAACGGAGAGCAAGAAATACAAACATCCTGGGCCTGGCTGCTAAAGGCTCGTTATTCAGGATCAAACACATGCCATCAAACACAGAACAGccagcacagaaacacagctcactgcaggggtACGAAAGCAGCGAGGGGAGGGCGCAGCAACCAGAGAGGGAAGGAGTCAATGTGGGTGGcatgaagaggaaggaagaggcagaactCAGACATCAAAACAAGCCCACGGCAGACACTGGTAGTGGACAGTTCCTACACAGACTTTCCAGGCTGCATACAGCGGGAGGACCCCCGTCCAACCAGCGAGCCCTGGGTAGAGCAGAGCCTGTGCCAACTGAGGGGACACACGCGCTGCCTCTGCCAGGACGCGCTGCGGGGCTCCTGGCacatggcatggcacagcctACACCAgtctttacttctgcaaacgTGGCTGGCAGCGGCTGCGGGGAGCTGGGCTTCTTCAGCCACTGTCAGAGACCCCCCAGCAAGACAGTGCATGGTGGCATCAAGACAGCTCTTTGTGTCCCCCCAGCATGTCCGTCCCTGAGTGCTGCCACGTCCATCCTCTGCCCCCAGACCTCGCAGCTCAGGTGGGGACTCAGCCCAGGCTGTCAGAGCAGGTGCCCGAGAGCAGGGCATGTGAAACCAGCCTGGGCTGCCCCcaaggctgctgcagcaccgGCAGGAGCGGGGCAGGCATGCTCCCCACGGGCTGCACCATCCCATTCACTCACTCAAGTCATCTCAATGCTCGCAGGCATGATGGCCTCCAGAAAGGATCAGAGGCCACATTAGCCCAGTGCGTCAGTGACATGACACGAGCGCCACCAGTGCCCTTCTCCAGCAGAGAAATGCTGGCACATGGGAATTCCTCGGAACATCGCTGTCACCGGCACCGAAAGGAATCCCGGTCACCAGCCTCCAGCCGTGCCATGCGCGGATCAAGCCAGCATATCCCGCTGAGTTCAGGTCAATGAGCTCCTGctacaaaaaggaaatgtttaaatttCACAGCCCCACACACTCAGCTGAGATGCCAGCATTTTGCCTACACCGAAAATTACATACCATCGACGACGGGCAccagcagcagtgcagctgaACCAGTGCCGAGTCACCCTccgagggcagggcaggcaggacaAGCGGTTCAGCACTGGCTGGGGACAGATGGGTAAGGCATGCCGAGGAGCAGGCGCCATCTGCTCCGCCAGATCCCGAGAACAACCACGCTGGGTCTGGTCAAAGGTCTCCAGCACAGCaccccacctctgcctgcaaCAAGCACTGAATGCTCAGGCAAAGAACGGGAAAGGCAAGCGTGAtccttccctggcacagccGCCCAGCTTCCACTGGTCTGTGATTAAGGATTTACTGGGTCACAGACTATACCTGGGTCATGGTTTCTGACAAGCTGGGTACTTCGTTATCAGCACTGAGAATCTAAAAACTTTGTCACACTCTCTACCAGCCGCTGGTGTACAGAGCGCACCCCATCACCTCTGCAACAAACCCATTAGCTCTCAGTGGACTGGAcgcagaaaatgaaagcaaacattgCCCTGAACAGGCAGTAAGGGCCCACACAGCCCGTAGCTCCAGTGTGTGGAAAAAAAGCGCTTGTGCTGCCTGCTTCCCACTCGGGCATGGTGGCTCAGCAGGCccaccctctccccagcaggCTGCTGCATTCATCTGGTGCAGTAAGGAAACACAGCTGAAGGGCAAGAACCTGGTACGctgctctgttttgtttctgatgGAAAAACAGAGATAGACAAAAACACCCAGGCTGCTCTAGAAACACATCTAATTTAATTACTTCAAATTAGTTCCTCAGcatccacccccaccccactgcacAGCCTGCTTTGCAGCACGCACGTATCATTCTGCCACTGAGGTCTTCTacagcacagcagcaacagcGAGCTCCCTGTGCCTGCTTTCACCCCGCCTGGCACCGCAGCGGGAACTGCACAGCCCAAGCACACggctggcaggagggaaggaggtaCCCTTCGAGGCCAAGCTCGACCAGCCAGCTGAAGAGACTGCTCCGTGGCCTTCGCGGGAACGGGGATCAGCAAAGAAGCATTCCCGTTATTTCACTTCTGGGTAGTCCCTCTCAGAACTGCCTAAAGCAGCTTGAGCCTCTCAAACACAATCAACAGTGAGAAAAGACAGAGGATCTCTGAATAATTCTAAGAAGTCATGTCTTTGGAAGGCTTCGCAAATTCTCCTTGGCCCAAGAAATCCCGCGTATGCAGCTGCTTGCAGTCACGGCTTGAAACCAGGCCAGGAGAGCGAACCTTCAGAACCGCTTCAGCACCCAGGGAAgagtggaggggagggggctgctaTCAGAAGAACTTGACGCCTCGGCCATCATCCAGTGTGATAATTTCAGCCTTGTGCTCTTGCTGCAAGGCTTGCAGGGCACGGAGCAGCATAGTCTCATCTAAGCCATGGAACTCTAGGGAAGGACAGAGATCCCCATcaacagtgggaaaaaaaaaaatcacatcaagAGAAAAACAGGCTTACAAAGTCCAGGGACTGGTGGAAGTGAAGCAGAGGGCTCTCAAGAGCACCTTACAGACTCCAGTGCCATAACACTATGGCAAATCCAGTCATGGCTACACTGACAGACTCATCACTACACTGCTGCATCAGAAACAAAGCCTGAAGGTCAACAGACAGAAGGGAATGAGTCACGGCAGTCTCAAAGGCAGTGCAGAAGCTAggcacaaaagcaaaacaccccacagaaatatttaatctaCAAAACTATAATAAGACAATCAACTGTTTGTGTGCTCAAATCAAGTGTGCTCTGAAAATCTGCTCCGGAACATGACACGTGACATTACCTTCATTCTCTGTATCATCTCCACTGGCTAATTCATACAATGTGAATACAGAGTTGGTCAAGCCATTCTTCGACACCTGGAAACACAAAAGCAATATAGCAAGTCTCATCCCTGTGATTTAACATCCTCGGCACAATCTCTCATACGTCTCAGTGCATGCAAAGTGGAACACGGACAGCACTTGGTGAGCAAAGATACCCTGGAAATGCTCTGGGACACTGGAGAGTCAAGAAATGACAGCTAAGGAGACTAAGACcattcccctccctgcccccctgcTCTTTCTGCCCATGTGTTTGCAATAAGGGCTTGTGCAATACAAAGGCAGTGCAGCAACGGTGCTCTGTCCCCACAGCAAGTTCACAGCAAGTAAAAAGCTGTTAACATCTCTACACTTCTCTGCAACAGAGAGAAATAGAAGAATAAAGGTAAAAGCAGTGaggaagcaagagaaaaatattccagtGGTCTTTTTCACAAATCGCAGCCAATACCACCTGTCCTCCCGGACACAGAAAGCCTGGTCTGTGGGGCGAGACAGCTTCTATGTTCTCACCCACTGATAGATGAGCTTCCCCCATTCTTCTGGTCTCCTCCACATGATcagaaaactggttttgttcttaTCTAACCATTCCAGGTTCCCTAAAAATCAATGGGGGAAAGGTATTTAATCAGAGCACAAGTCTACAGTACTGATCAAGCCTGCAGATTTCACGATGCGTGCAAGCCATCACGCCCACAGGGAG
This genomic window contains:
- the VPS25 gene encoding vacuolar protein-sorting-associated protein 25; the encoded protein is MSFAWPWQYSFPPFFTLQPNGETRQKQLSAWCALALAYSQRHRLPAMTVREAQDSPLFANRRLQRKLPLESIQVVLEELRKNGNLEWLDKNKTSFLIMWRRPEEWGKLIYQWVSKNGLTNSVFTLYELASGDDTENEEFHGLDETMLLRALQALQQEHKAEIITLDDGRGVKFF